A single region of the Blastopirellula marina genome encodes:
- a CDS encoding DUF1559 domain-containing protein codes for MFLSRNRYAFTLVELLVVIAIIGVLVALLLPAVQQAREAARRAQCTNHLKQWALAAHMHHDTYSELPALGSGLQNRVSWIVYLLPFMEQKNISEMIKAGGTAASVNGTTNYSSGPAVPWDTNYKPWVTRFEVRTCPSDPEGSREDVAQPGGLSYRANIGDRIVDYARADYIQYYRGAFRFRDPLKFRDFTDGLSNSILLGERAICAPGDGRNAKTGTYLRADKPAGCIANLDPNNPKQFQATGTAWDFSGRRWGDGTFLYSSITTTAPPNSPSCLGWGSGEHNFAGYPLSSYHPGGAMVAFGDGSVTFISNTIDAGDPTLSMASAPPAGGGSSFGVIGSLGSISGGETIPAL; via the coding sequence ATGTTCTTATCTCGAAATCGGTACGCGTTTACACTTGTAGAATTGCTTGTTGTGATAGCAATCATCGGTGTACTTGTTGCTCTGTTGTTGCCAGCGGTGCAACAAGCCAGAGAGGCAGCGCGAAGAGCTCAGTGCACGAACCATCTCAAGCAATGGGCACTTGCCGCACACATGCATCACGACACGTACAGCGAATTGCCGGCACTAGGCTCTGGACTTCAAAATCGGGTCAGTTGGATTGTCTATCTTCTTCCATTTATGGAACAAAAGAACATTTCGGAAATGATCAAGGCCGGTGGAACGGCTGCTTCTGTGAACGGAACAACAAACTATAGTTCCGGACCTGCAGTTCCATGGGATACGAACTATAAGCCGTGGGTAACTCGATTTGAAGTTCGCACGTGTCCCTCTGATCCTGAAGGCTCACGGGAAGATGTAGCTCAGCCAGGTGGGCTGAGCTACAGGGCAAATATCGGCGACAGAATTGTTGACTATGCTAGAGCGGACTACATCCAATATTATCGTGGGGCGTTCCGTTTCCGAGATCCATTAAAATTCCGTGACTTTACCGACGGCTTGAGTAACAGCATTCTTCTTGGGGAACGTGCCATCTGTGCGCCAGGCGATGGACGTAACGCCAAGACGGGTACTTATCTTCGGGCTGACAAGCCTGCAGGCTGTATTGCGAACTTAGATCCTAATAACCCCAAACAATTCCAAGCCACGGGAACGGCTTGGGACTTTAGTGGTCGCCGATGGGGTGACGGGACCTTTCTTTACAGTTCGATAACAACCACAGCCCCTCCCAATTCTCCCTCTTGTTTAGGTTGGGGGTCCGGCGAACACAACTTTGCTGGCTATCCTTTGTCAAGCTACCACCCAGGCGGTGCTATGGTGGCATTCGGTGACGGATCAGTTACGTTCATCTCGAATACGATCGATGCAGGAGATCCGACACTATCCATGGCTTCAGCACCACCAGCTGGCGGCGGAAGCAGCTTTGGAGTGATTGGATCACTTGGCTCTATTTCTGGCGGAGAAACAATTCCTGCTTTGTAG